The following coding sequences lie in one Helicobacter sp. MIT 21-1697 genomic window:
- a CDS encoding CCA tRNA nucleotidyltransferase: MKHSAFTPHLPTAVLHILETLQGAGYEAYIVGGCVRDMILAQSTHTPYVANDYDITTSALPQEIMRLFAHTISTGLKYGTISVLIESQSYEVTTFRIDGVYSNARSPKNVTFTRSLVQDLQRRDFTINALAYAPQCGLIDEVGGLRDLYHKRIVCVGNPLSRLSEDALRILRALRFSATLGFEIESNTKAAIFSLCPKVRLIAKERIKVELTKLLCGAWAKAVLQEFKSVIGEICPQMREIITHNTLWQRTLCILDNLTSPNPTLAWGAFLYYTDELQVRDILKSLKFDTHSKEYTYSLLEWAKKPLKNNPIALKSMLVDMGGREKGVVMFKDVLKLKTALINAQDSEDKAQENEMLERISSLVAHILASSTPLERKELCLNGRDLIHIGVSEGKRVGEILHLLHQEVLHERVSNTKQALLSKAQEILESKKCELEPKD; this comes from the coding sequence ATGAAACACTCTGCTTTCACTCCGCATTTGCCCACAGCAGTTTTACATATCCTTGAAACTTTACAGGGTGCAGGATATGAAGCTTATATCGTTGGTGGTTGTGTGCGCGATATGATTCTTGCTCAAAGTACTCACACGCCTTATGTTGCAAATGATTATGACATCACAACTTCGGCACTGCCACAAGAAATAATGAGGCTTTTTGCACATACGATTTCCACAGGGCTCAAATATGGCACTATAAGTGTTTTGATAGAATCTCAAAGCTATGAGGTTACAACCTTTCGTATTGATGGTGTATATAGCAATGCGCGTTCTCCCAAAAATGTTACTTTCACGCGTTCTCTTGTGCAAGATTTGCAAAGGAGAGATTTTACTATCAATGCTCTTGCATATGCGCCACAATGCGGACTTATTGATGAAGTGGGAGGCTTGAGAGATTTATATCATAAGCGTATCGTGTGCGTGGGGAATCCTTTGAGCCGATTGAGTGAAGATGCTTTGAGGATTTTGCGTGCTTTGCGCTTTAGTGCTACACTTGGCTTTGAGATAGAATCCAACACAAAAGCGGCGATTTTTTCGCTTTGTCCCAAAGTGCGTCTTATCGCCAAAGAGCGCATAAAAGTAGAATTGACAAAGCTTTTGTGCGGAGCGTGGGCAAAAGCAGTGCTTCAAGAGTTTAAATCTGTGATAGGTGAAATCTGCCCACAAATGCGCGAGATAATCACACATAACACTTTATGGCAGCGCACACTTTGTATCTTAGATAATCTTACTTCTCCAAATCCAACTCTTGCGTGGGGAGCATTTTTGTATTATACAGATGAATTACAAGTGCGAGATATATTGAAATCACTCAAATTTGATACGCACAGCAAAGAATACACTTATTCCTTGCTTGAGTGGGCTAAAAAGCCTCTAAAAAATAACCCTATCGCACTTAAGAGTATGCTTGTGGATATGGGAGGGCGTGAAAAGGGCGTAGTAATGTTTAAAGATGTGTTAAAACTTAAAACTGCGCTCATAAACGCACAAGATTCGGAAGATAAAGCGCAGGAAAACGAAATGCTTGAACGCATATCCTCTCTTGTAGCACATATTCTTGCTTCCTCCACACCTTTAGAACGCAAAGAATTATGTCTTAATGGCAGAGATTTAATCCATATTGGAGTGAGTGAGGGCAAGAGAGTAGGGGAGATTCTGCATTTGTTGCATCAAGAAGTATTGCACGAACGAGTGAGCAATACAAAACAAGCGCTCTTATCAAAAGCACAAGAGATTTTAGAATCTAAAAAGTGTGAGCTTGAGCCTAAAGATTAA
- a CDS encoding DUF2860 family protein — protein MYKKFIFLGICLNLVFSQENKNGFQGSVMLGAGVRIINSHLFPQPKHHLKSLEGKADDYYQPIPLIGLDISYNGIWGEDKIFLKGFSGRELGGLKLGYSTLIKKRLRSEFALISSIYERAYANPYIEGAREERSLSKVGFSTTQSYLFSPYHYFFVSYVLQHHDYKGESIPYEALKRNKFLHQGEIGYSFMILKILAHYDYIVADGEAESYSNIGGKIDITIPLMKGTLVFKPSFGYFEYQSQAINPIFDKLRSGFVAQASLSMYKLNFFHPRVLFFASYKKEKRKNNISFYDEDYQYIMSGLGYRF, from the coding sequence ATGTATAAAAAGTTTATTTTCTTAGGGATTTGCTTGAATCTTGTCTTTTCCCAAGAGAATAAAAATGGTTTTCAAGGTTCAGTTATGCTTGGAGCAGGAGTGAGAATCATCAATAGTCATTTGTTCCCCCAACCTAAACATCATTTAAAGAGCCTTGAGGGCAAAGCAGATGATTATTATCAACCTATCCCTTTAATAGGCTTAGACATTTCTTATAATGGCATTTGGGGAGAGGATAAGATTTTTCTAAAAGGCTTTAGCGGCAGAGAATTAGGAGGGCTCAAGCTCGGATATAGCACTTTAATTAAAAAAAGACTAAGAAGTGAATTTGCGCTCATTAGCTCTATATATGAAAGAGCCTATGCAAATCCTTACATTGAGGGAGCACGTGAAGAAAGAAGTCTAAGCAAAGTTGGTTTTAGCACTACGCAATCTTATTTGTTCTCTCCTTATCATTATTTTTTTGTGAGTTATGTGCTGCAACATCACGATTATAAAGGTGAAAGCATACCCTATGAAGCTTTGAAGCGCAATAAATTTTTACATCAAGGTGAAATTGGCTATTCATTTATGATTCTTAAGATTTTGGCACATTATGACTATATAGTCGCAGATGGCGAAGCAGAGAGTTATTCAAATATTGGTGGCAAAATAGATATTACTATTCCCTTGATGAAAGGCACACTTGTATTTAAGCCAAGTTTTGGGTATTTTGAATACCAAAGCCAAGCTATCAATCCTATTTTTGATAAACTTCGGAGCGGTTTTGTAGCACAAGCAAGCCTTTCAATGTATAAACTCAACTTTTTTCACCCTCGCGTCTTATTTTTTGCAAGTTATAAAAAAGAAAAGCGCAAAAATAATATCAGCTTTTATGATGAAGATTATCAATATATAATGAGCGGTTTAGGCTATCGCTTTTAG
- a CDS encoding RNA-binding S4 domain-containing protein, which translates to MRIDKFLSSVNILKRRKIAQDMCENGVVTLNNIIAKSSKEVRVGDIIRLHYLEYTKIYQVLAIPTTKTIPKSQSSEYCKEIFE; encoded by the coding sequence ATGCGCATTGATAAGTTTCTAAGCAGTGTAAATATCCTCAAACGCCGCAAAATTGCACAAGATATGTGCGAAAATGGTGTAGTAACACTCAATAATATCATTGCAAAATCAAGCAAAGAAGTGCGTGTAGGCGATATTATACGACTTCATTACCTTGAATACACTAAGATATATCAAGTTTTGGCTATCCCCACAACAAAAACGATTCCAAAATCTCAAAGCAGTGAGTATTGCAAAGAAATCTTTGAATAA
- a CDS encoding FAD-binding protein: MSVDLGEYDIAIIGLGVAGSNLAALLQSHLKVIAIDKKDAQGHCNDEYFHKPCGGLLSEGGQKAFAKQGLNLPHTILVKEQIFAINTIDWHYPYASYIQKAYINMERHRFDLWLKSLIPPHIHTFHKAYFKRIEQTSSGDYGIYFTQSVDSQNTSYHCRARFVVGADGAKSHIRRWLYPQLKTPSLVCIQEWFKESNPPMLSCIFDKELTPSYSWSMSKDEYFIFGGAYPHQQCQRAFTLQKQRLQSLGFVFGQPLKREACLVLQPTRWRDFVRGKNGVFLIGEAAGFVNASTLEGISGAMNSSRILSEILNTLQVNATSANPTSLHRTYAKRTRLLVCKTLFRAYVRYPFMFVPFLRRFILRFGILRVRCGLKNKHII, translated from the coding sequence ATGAGCGTGGATTTAGGAGAGTATGATATAGCGATTATTGGGCTAGGTGTTGCAGGGAGCAATCTCGCCGCACTTTTGCAGTCTCATCTTAAAGTCATCGCCATTGATAAAAAAGATGCACAAGGGCATTGCAATGATGAGTATTTTCATAAGCCTTGTGGTGGGTTACTCTCTGAAGGTGGGCAAAAGGCTTTTGCCAAGCAAGGTTTGAATCTCCCGCATACGATTTTAGTCAAAGAGCAAATTTTTGCTATCAATACGATTGATTGGCATTATCCCTATGCTTCATATATCCAAAAAGCCTATATCAATATGGAGCGACATCGTTTTGATTTGTGGCTTAAATCGCTTATCCCCCCTCATATTCATACTTTTCATAAAGCTTACTTTAAGCGTATAGAACAAACAAGTAGTGGAGATTATGGCATTTATTTTACCCAAAGCGTGGATTCTCAAAATACATCTTATCATTGTCGCGCACGCTTTGTTGTAGGTGCAGATGGTGCGAAAAGTCATATTCGCCGTTGGCTTTATCCACAGCTTAAAACACCCTCTCTTGTGTGTATCCAAGAATGGTTTAAAGAATCTAACCCACCAATGCTTTCTTGCATATTTGATAAAGAGCTAACCCCAAGTTATAGTTGGAGTATGTCCAAAGATGAGTATTTTATCTTTGGTGGAGCATATCCTCATCAGCAATGTCAAAGAGCATTTACATTGCAAAAGCAGCGATTGCAAAGTTTAGGATTTGTTTTTGGACAACCTCTTAAGCGCGAAGCCTGTCTTGTGCTGCAACCAACGAGGTGGCGTGATTTTGTGCGAGGTAAAAATGGAGTATTTCTCATCGGAGAGGCAGCAGGATTTGTCAATGCAAGCACTTTGGAGGGTATTAGCGGAGCGATGAATAGCTCACGAATCTTAAGTGAGATTCTCAATACTTTGCAAGTAAATGCAACAAGTGCAAATCCTACATCACTTCATCGCACTTATGCAAAGCGCACGCGATTGCTTGTGTGCAAAACGCTTTTTAGAGCTTATGTGCGCTATCCCTTTATGTTCGTGCCATTTTTGAGGCGCTTTATTTTGCGATTTGGCATATTGCGTGTGCGATGTGGGCTTAAAAATAAACATATTATTTAA
- a CDS encoding DUF4149 domain-containing protein, producing MNLPKIFRVFDSIYILLLGSGVGVIIACVFAAATIFKAQGFLPQLSISDSGLLMGTIFTKCNVFFNILAGVIIIYELLTFWSAQLFELSNQRRFWTLIGGINVIMIFLFTLYYTPYIMEAQNLGNIATPEFDSMHKQSELVFKILLVGLSVSALWRGFIGSTPIAPHSKA from the coding sequence ATGAATCTCCCTAAAATCTTTCGCGTGTTTGATTCTATTTATATCCTCTTGCTCGGTAGTGGTGTGGGCGTTATCATAGCCTGTGTTTTTGCTGCAGCTACAATTTTTAAAGCTCAAGGTTTCCTCCCACAGCTTTCCATAAGCGATAGTGGCTTGCTTATGGGGACAATTTTTACCAAATGTAATGTATTTTTTAATATACTTGCAGGAGTGATTATCATTTATGAATTGCTTACATTTTGGAGCGCACAACTCTTTGAATTAAGCAATCAAAGACGTTTTTGGACGCTTATTGGCGGGATTAATGTTATTATGATTTTTCTTTTCACGCTTTATTATACGCCTTATATTATGGAAGCTCAAAACTTGGGCAATATCGCCACACCTGAATTTGATTCTATGCACAAGCAAAGTGAGCTTGTATTTAAGATTCTGCTTGTAGGTTTAAGTGTATCTGCGTTGTGGAGAGGCTTTATCGGAAGCACTCCTATTGCCCCTCATTCTAAAGCTTAA
- the ciaB gene encoding invasion protein CiaB: protein MSEKVTQDVARIYTMSKEINARLYEFFEAIQAQDKPHSSAHSPAIAEKYQLLCTLAKQCSLEPTMPTLMALAERIISLREDKIVQILKNQAKSQESHTTPSLETQQSQEQYVNSCRALLLDFVMEYYERIQSEFIESICKQKLLNAFYREILKSTHRIGLAMNEFFKIWQKQLIDGINRDLEHTYGFEEALTLLEHTLECDKEGQIAGRCYSVPQFLPDTHSFVSCAYAKAFPQEVAHILEALQISIERLEGLQDDIYNRKQAYIAYFKALYAAWAECDSTHLIERWQEVDSQWLHIDTPLQIAHPFEYYEDIYRHSVAPEWDLRLQSPQNTLPSHTKANIKAMFEMMSEQLNASGALKDNVRSALKQTTLYTALPVLVYGAENNGLFSAQVIPNDEYISRLKGKKIFAFPDRIIAQEQAKPQMKINAEFFPAAFLQEMRDVLFDKQTLWHYIYDISTNGHEFGHILWIERESEICMNVDGEFKNIEEFKATCGGLVAYFLHYEGKIAHTAHKDIALYESQLGGKEKILCALLNDTITRAVKLMAWRESIEVRAYYCEGLIHLSGMFESGVLSFNQSANPKLHIDTTQYKALMQWYQRTYASLAQHYLQKLPAKQWLKHFVDTKGYYPINSQVRAFVEHYWERYKLIGGEIL from the coding sequence ATGTCCGAAAAAGTTACACAAGATGTAGCGCGTATATATACAATGAGCAAGGAGATAAATGCGCGTTTATACGAATTTTTTGAAGCGATACAAGCACAAGATAAACCCCACTCAAGCGCACATTCTCCCGCAATAGCAGAAAAATATCAGCTCCTTTGCACTCTTGCCAAGCAATGCTCACTTGAGCCTACAATGCCTACGCTTATGGCTTTGGCGGAACGCATTATTAGTTTGCGCGAAGATAAAATCGTGCAGATTCTCAAAAACCAAGCCAAGTCTCAAGAATCTCACACTACACCCTCTTTGGAGACACAGCAAAGCCAAGAGCAATATGTCAATTCGTGTAGAGCACTGCTGCTTGATTTTGTAATGGAGTATTATGAGCGCATTCAGAGTGAATTTATAGAATCTATTTGCAAGCAAAAGCTTTTAAATGCGTTTTACCGCGAGATTTTGAAAAGCACACATCGCATTGGACTTGCGATGAATGAGTTTTTTAAGATATGGCAAAAACAGCTCATTGATGGGATAAATCGTGATTTAGAGCACACTTATGGCTTTGAGGAAGCCCTCACACTGCTTGAACATACTTTGGAGTGCGATAAAGAAGGACAAATCGCTGGGCGGTGCTACTCTGTACCGCAATTTCTGCCTGATACTCACTCTTTTGTCTCTTGTGCTTATGCAAAAGCCTTTCCTCAAGAAGTAGCACACATACTTGAAGCTTTACAAATAAGCATTGAACGACTAGAGGGCTTACAAGATGATATATACAATCGCAAGCAAGCTTATATTGCATATTTTAAAGCACTTTATGCCGCGTGGGCAGAGTGTGATAGCACTCATCTCATAGAGCGGTGGCAGGAGGTGGATTCACAATGGTTACATATTGATACACCTTTGCAAATTGCGCACCCTTTTGAGTATTATGAAGATATTTATCGTCATAGTGTCGCGCCCGAATGGGATTTGCGCCTACAAAGTCCTCAAAACACACTGCCTTCACACACAAAGGCGAATATAAAAGCGATGTTTGAAATGATGAGTGAGCAACTCAATGCAAGTGGGGCATTAAAGGATAATGTGCGAAGTGCATTGAAGCAAACTACACTTTATACTGCCCTCCCTGTGCTTGTCTATGGTGCTGAAAATAATGGCTTATTCTCCGCTCAAGTAATCCCAAATGATGAATATATCTCGCGTTTAAAAGGCAAGAAAATTTTTGCATTCCCTGATAGAATCATCGCACAAGAACAAGCCAAGCCACAAATGAAAATCAATGCCGAGTTTTTCCCTGCTGCATTTTTGCAAGAAATGCGCGATGTGTTATTTGATAAACAAACCTTATGGCATTACATTTATGATATAAGCACAAATGGGCACGAATTTGGGCATATTTTGTGGATTGAGCGCGAAAGCGAAATATGTATGAATGTTGATGGAGAGTTTAAAAATATTGAAGAGTTTAAAGCCACTTGTGGTGGGCTTGTAGCGTATTTTTTGCATTATGAGGGCAAAATTGCTCACACAGCACACAAAGATATAGCCCTCTATGAATCTCAACTTGGCGGGAAAGAAAAAATCCTCTGCGCACTCCTGAATGATACAATTACTCGTGCAGTAAAGCTTATGGCGTGGCGAGAGAGCATTGAGGTGCGAGCATATTATTGTGAGGGATTAATCCACTTAAGCGGTATGTTTGAAAGCGGCGTACTTAGTTTCAATCAATCTGCGAATCCTAAACTACACATTGATACAACGCAATACAAAGCATTAATGCAATGGTATCAGCGCACTTATGCCTCTCTTGCACAGCATTATCTGCAAAAGCTCCCTGCAAAGCAATGGCTCAAACATTTTGTAGATACCAAAGGCTATTATCCTATAAATTCGCAAGTGAGGGCATTTGTAGAGCATTATTGGGAGCGATATAAACTTATTGGCGGGGAGATTCTTTAA
- the folE gene encoding GTP cyclohydrolase I FolE, with product MQKSSHDSLSNQHSTILERNAQSFFESLCQSVGENPTREGLLRTPQRISHAFSDMLSGYNKSPKEALGSIFEDGVCDEMIVLKKLHFYSMCEHHLLPFFGHISIGYIPDKRLVGISALARLVEIYTHRLQIQECLTAQIADALIAEIKPKGAMIVCEARHLCLEMRGKERESFIITSALRGLFQKDSRTRAEFMQLIKD from the coding sequence ATGCAAAAATCTAGCCACGATTCCCTTTCAAATCAGCACTCTACAATCTTAGAGCGAAATGCTCAAAGCTTTTTTGAATCTCTATGCCAAAGCGTAGGCGAAAATCCTACACGAGAGGGGCTACTGCGCACGCCACAGCGCATAAGCCACGCATTTTCAGATATGCTCAGTGGCTATAATAAAAGCCCAAAAGAGGCACTCGGCAGTATTTTTGAAGATGGTGTGTGTGATGAAATGATAGTACTCAAAAAGTTACATTTTTACTCTATGTGCGAACATCATCTTTTGCCATTTTTTGGGCATATTTCTATTGGATATATCCCTGATAAAAGGCTTGTAGGTATTAGTGCCTTAGCGCGATTGGTAGAGATATACACGCATAGATTACAGATTCAAGAATGTCTCACAGCACAGATTGCAGACGCACTTATTGCCGAGATTAAGCCCAAAGGAGCGATGATAGTATGTGAGGCACGACATCTTTGCCTTGAGATGAGGGGCAAAGAGAGAGAATCTTTTATCATCACTTCTGCTTTGCGCGGACTTTTTCAAAAAGATTCCCGAACAAGAGCCGAATTTATGCAGCTTATCAAAGATTAG
- a CDS encoding Sua5 YciO YrdC YwlC family protein encodes MKENTHSLIYLAQCDTTTGFLSHNAEILNLCKSRPKEQPLLIESSSLHILKTLVRVPKGHKNRIRKAKYTTFIYPNKKAIRLVREGLHSHFLEQFKTLYSTSANPTKEDFNEIWARQKCDVIVLDKRGFSQKSPSKIYTINHHTIKRKR; translated from the coding sequence ATGAAAGAGAACACGCACTCGCTTATTTATCTTGCCCAATGTGATACAACTACGGGATTTTTAAGTCATAACGCGGAGATTCTAAATCTCTGCAAATCGCGTCCAAAAGAGCAACCTCTCCTTATAGAATCCAGCTCACTGCATATCCTTAAAACGCTTGTGCGTGTGCCAAAAGGGCATAAAAATCGTATCCGAAAAGCCAAATATACAACCTTTATTTATCCTAATAAAAAAGCAATAAGGCTTGTGCGTGAGGGGCTGCATTCGCATTTTCTTGAGCAATTTAAAACTCTGTATTCCACTTCTGCGAATCCAACCAAAGAAGATTTTAATGAAATATGGGCGCGGCAAAAATGTGATGTCATCGTGCTAGATAAACGAGGTTTTAGCCAAAAATCCCCCTCAAAAATATATACAATTAATCACCACACAATCAAAAGGAAGCGATAA
- the flgE gene encoding flagellar hook protein FlgE, which translates to MLRSLWSGVSGMQAHQIALDVESNNIANVNTVGFKYSRASFVDMLSQIKLIATSPYKNGLGGQNDFSVGLGVGIDATTKVFSQGNTQNTDVKTDVAIEGDGFFIISPDRGTTHNYTRNGEFLFDANGNLVTTGGYVVQGWVRPPLEAAESGTMSDFDFFRVDNTGPVRNIQIDPGMVMPARATKTITLRANLNAGRHIDQMQDVAALDSTAQTAADGVVAIYDSRGVLTQVGEDLGVLFNDDGDAFALNENQGIWLSYKTAAIRHETVVTNEVSSIGINGEKVSFSNNSAMTGVSSIIAAQNAINSLRDKTGVNAYVDAGQLRIENRNQMDGGEKVKNIRITSGGTGVLQNFVEGEEDITAFRYRYTKSEDADSTTGQFRTTEDLRALIQYDANMIKNPEKTYYESTATVGVTINRWGMFEIANHDDADDEQRNLSLYVTSHFSDNVTNNVLFKETMKALNTASLIEGGAAVNTGKIVKATHATSVDIVDSLGSKHNIRFEFWKTGDAVWSFRAIVPEPAQFIGGSVTKPNVFEGGRASFNSDGSLSGMNPPVLQFDPKNGSKGPQRLELKFGANETFGGLTSVDKISETYSINQNGYQAGDLMDIRFDSNGSLLGAFSNGRSIALAQVALANFANNAGLQAEGGNVFSQTGNSGEPMVGAANTGRRGGVSGSKLEMSNVDLSRSLTQLIVVQRGFQANSKAVTTSDQILNTLLNLKQ; encoded by the coding sequence ATGTTAAGGTCTTTATGGTCAGGAGTTAGTGGTATGCAGGCGCATCAAATCGCGCTTGATGTGGAGAGCAACAATATTGCAAATGTCAATACCGTTGGTTTTAAATACTCAAGAGCATCTTTTGTGGATATGCTTTCACAAATTAAACTTATTGCAACTTCGCCTTATAAAAATGGATTAGGGGGGCAAAACGATTTTTCGGTAGGACTAGGTGTTGGGATTGATGCGACAACAAAAGTGTTTTCGCAAGGAAACACGCAAAATACTGATGTGAAAACAGATGTTGCCATTGAGGGCGATGGTTTTTTCATTATTTCTCCTGATAGAGGCACAACGCATAATTATACTCGTAATGGTGAATTTCTTTTTGATGCAAATGGGAATCTTGTAACCACAGGTGGATATGTCGTGCAAGGTTGGGTGCGTCCGCCACTAGAAGCAGCAGAATCTGGCACAATGAGTGATTTTGATTTTTTTAGAGTAGATAATACAGGACCTGTGCGTAATATTCAAATTGACCCCGGTATGGTTATGCCAGCACGCGCAACAAAAACTATTACTTTACGCGCTAATTTAAATGCAGGAAGACATATTGACCAAATGCAAGATGTAGCGGCTTTAGATTCCACAGCGCAAACTGCAGCAGATGGTGTAGTGGCTATATATGATTCGCGTGGAGTGCTTACACAAGTAGGCGAGGATTTGGGAGTGCTCTTTAATGATGATGGTGATGCCTTTGCGTTAAATGAGAATCAAGGTATTTGGTTGAGCTATAAAACTGCCGCCATTCGCCACGAGACCGTTGTAACGAATGAAGTAAGCTCAATAGGTATCAATGGCGAAAAAGTCAGTTTTTCAAATAATTCTGCAATGACAGGCGTAAGCTCAATCATAGCTGCACAAAATGCTATTAATTCATTGCGTGATAAAACAGGTGTAAATGCCTATGTAGATGCAGGACAGCTAAGAATTGAGAATCGTAACCAAATGGACGGCGGGGAAAAGGTAAAAAATATTCGTATTACTTCTGGTGGCACAGGTGTGTTGCAAAATTTTGTTGAAGGCGAGGAAGATATTACTGCCTTTAGATACCGCTATACCAAATCTGAAGATGCAGATTCTACCACAGGACAATTTAGGACGACAGAGGATTTGCGCGCCCTTATACAATATGATGCAAATATGATTAAAAATCCTGAAAAAACTTATTATGAAAGCACTGCCACGGTGGGAGTAACAATCAATCGTTGGGGTATGTTTGAAATTGCTAATCACGATGATGCCGATGATGAGCAACGCAATCTTAGCCTCTATGTTACAAGCCATTTTTCTGATAATGTAACAAATAATGTGCTTTTTAAAGAAACAATGAAAGCTTTAAATACAGCCTCTTTGATTGAAGGTGGTGCAGCAGTAAATACAGGTAAAATTGTCAAAGCTACCCACGCTACAAGTGTAGATATTGTAGATAGTTTGGGAAGTAAGCATAATATCCGCTTTGAGTTTTGGAAAACAGGCGATGCAGTATGGAGTTTTCGTGCGATTGTGCCTGAACCTGCGCAATTCATCGGTGGCTCTGTAACTAAACCAAATGTTTTTGAGGGCGGACGAGCGAGTTTTAATAGTGATGGTTCGCTTTCGGGTATGAATCCACCTGTTTTACAATTTGACCCCAAAAATGGCTCAAAAGGACCACAAAGATTGGAGCTTAAATTTGGTGCGAATGAAACCTTTGGTGGGCTTACAAGCGTAGATAAGATTTCAGAAACCTATTCAATTAACCAAAATGGCTACCAAGCGGGAGACTTAATGGATATTCGTTTTGACTCTAATGGTTCTTTGCTTGGTGCATTTAGTAATGGACGCTCTATTGCCCTTGCTCAAGTGGCTCTTGCAAACTTTGCAAATAATGCCGGTTTGCAAGCAGAGGGAGGAAATGTTTTTTCACAAACAGGAAACTCGGGAGAGCCAATGGTTGGTGCAGCGAATACAGGGCGTAGAGGCGGAGTGTCAGGTAGTAAGCTAGAGATGAGTAATGTGGATTTAAGTCGCTCTTTAACGCAGCTTATTGTTGTGCAAAGAGGATTCCAAGCAAACTCAAAAGCTGTAACAACTTCAGACCAGATTCTAAACACTCTCCTTAACCTCAAACAATAA
- the htpX gene encoding zinc metalloprotease HtpX codes for MNPHFERIIAQNKLKTYAVLAVYIAIFTLIGLLADIIRIDASSLQEGFIMLLSFYEFPVITFGMAVVAVGIILFSVQRFSHIMLSGNEYKRINPNNVLSRQESRLYGVFQDVLRRANCSFEPALYIMEAPYMNAFASGWNEKNSMIAVTSALLERLDESELKAVVAHELSHIRHGDVRLTMCVGILSNIMLLGVNIFAFYFSSAQSQGARAARSILLILQFVLPLLTLVLSLFISRSREYMADSGAAYLMKGSEPMVRALQKISQDYVQNNYQEPNPTRANAYLFGIGEILSTHPSIQNRIKALLGQHF; via the coding sequence ATGAATCCGCATTTTGAACGCATTATCGCTCAAAATAAGCTTAAAACTTATGCGGTTTTGGCTGTGTATATTGCTATTTTTACGCTTATTGGTTTGCTTGCAGATATTATTCGCATTGACGCTTCAAGTTTGCAAGAGGGATTTATAATGCTTCTTAGTTTTTATGAATTTCCTGTGATTACCTTTGGTATGGCAGTTGTGGCGGTGGGCATTATTCTCTTTAGTGTGCAGCGCTTTTCGCACATTATGTTAAGTGGCAACGAATACAAACGCATTAATCCTAATAATGTCCTCTCGCGTCAGGAATCTCGCCTTTATGGTGTATTTCAAGATGTGCTTAGGAGGGCAAATTGCTCTTTTGAACCTGCACTTTATATTATGGAAGCACCTTATATGAATGCTTTTGCAAGTGGTTGGAATGAGAAAAATTCTATGATTGCAGTTACTTCGGCACTTTTAGAGCGATTAGATGAGAGTGAGCTCAAAGCAGTAGTGGCACACGAGCTAAGCCATATTCGGCACGGAGATGTGCGATTAACGATGTGTGTAGGGATTTTAAGCAATATTATGCTCTTAGGCGTGAATATTTTTGCATTCTATTTTAGCTCTGCTCAATCTCAAGGAGCAAGAGCGGCACGAAGTATTTTGCTTATCTTGCAATTTGTTCTCCCGCTTCTTACACTTGTGCTTAGTCTTTTTATCTCTCGCTCTCGTGAGTATATGGCGGATTCGGGCGCGGCGTATTTGATGAAAGGGAGTGAGCCAATGGTTCGCGCATTGCAAAAAATCAGTCAAGATTATGTGCAAAATAACTATCAAGAGCCAAATCCTACACGAGCAAATGCCTATCTTTTTGGCATAGGTGAGATTCTAAGCACCCACCCAAGTATCCAAAATCGCATAAAAGCTCTGCTCGGACAACATTTTTAA